In the genome of Vicia villosa cultivar HV-30 ecotype Madison, WI linkage group LG7, Vvil1.0, whole genome shotgun sequence, one region contains:
- the LOC131619810 gene encoding patatin-like protein 6 encodes MANYILFLVCVFASQVIGGLNTKLPPPSYGNTITILSIDGGGIKGIIPSVVLARLEKILQVVSNDEKAAVADYFDVIAGTSTGGLIAAMLAAPNSNDPSRPASTAAEILKFYLDFGPSIFNQTSAIGWNQTSPRPKYDGKFLHDKAREILQESRLHDTLTNLVIPAFDILKVHPVIFSNFKVDEVPSLDAKLSDISIGTSAAPTLLPPYHFENDGAEFNLIDGGVAAGNPALVALSEVAQQLNAKNPDFIRVNSNEPLKIVLLSLGCGRLVPPGVEARYAYFLSAVQWIPLGVLGLATAAADLNEYHLASVFPDIPSSENYYLRVEEYNLDPSIGFDDTSKESLEKLVKAGEDLLLQTVKTLDVTSFVPHEKPSEGTNDEALKSQVIGGLNTKLPPPSYGNTITILSIDGGGIKGIIPSVVLARLEKILQVVSNDEKAAVADYFDVIAGTSTGGLIAAMLAAPNSDDPSRPASTAAEILKFYLDFGPSIFNQTSAIGWNQTSPRPKYGGKFLHDKAREILQESRLHDTLTNLVIPAFDILKVHPVIFSNFKVDEVPSLDAKLSDISIGTSAAPTLLPPYHFENDGAEFNLIDGGVAAGNPALVALSEVAQQLNAKNPDFVRVNSNQPLKIVLLSLGCGRLVPPGVEARYAYFLSAVQWIPLGVLGLATAAADINEYHLASVFPDIPSSENYYLRVEEYNLDPSIGFDDTSKESLEKLVKAGEDLLVQTVKTLNVTSFVPHEKPSEGTNDEALKRLAEFLYIEKVLRLKKKSMEKRGRPFVE; translated from the exons atggcAAATTATATCCTTTTCCTTGTGTGTGTTTTTGCTAGTCAAGTGATTGGTGGATTGAATACAAAGCTACCACCTCCTTCCTATGGAAACACAATAACCATTCTAAGCATTGATGGTGGTGGCATTAAGGGGATCATTCCATCTGTTGTTCTTGCACGCTTGGAAAAAATTCTTCAG GTTGTGTCAAATGATGAAAAAGCAGCGGTTGCAGATTATTTTGATGTGATAGCAGGGACTAGCACTGGAGGACTCATTGCTGCTATGCTTGCTGCTCCTAACTCAAATGACCCTTCTCGTCCTGCATCCACTGCTGCAGAAATCTTAAAATTCTATTTGGATTTTGGTCCTTCTATATTCAACCAAACTTCTGCTAT TGGTTGGAATCAAACTTCTCCTCGTCCCAAGTATGATGGGAAGTTCTTACATGATAAAGCACGTGAGATATTGCAAGAATCAAGATTGCATGATACATTGACCAATCTCGTAATTCCAGCTTTCGATATCTTGAAAGTCCACCCAGTTATTTTCTCAAACTTCAAg GTGGATGAAGTTCCAAGCCTCGATGCAAAATTATCAGATATATCCATTGGAACTTCAGCCGCACCAACTCTACTGCCACCCTATCACTTTGAAAATGATGGTGCTGAATTCAATTTGATCGATGGAGGTGTAGCTGCTGGAAATCCG GCATTGGTTGCATTGAGTGAAGTGGCACAACAATTGAATGCGAAGAATCCCGATTTCATTCGTGTGAATTCGAACGAGCCTCTCAAAATCGTGTTGTTGTCATTAGGATGTGGAAGATTGGTGCCACCAGGTGTTGAGGCTAGATATGCATATTTCTTATCAGCTGTTCAGTGGATACCCCTTGGAGTTTTAGGTCTTGCTACTGCTGCTGCAGACCTAAATGAATATCACCTCGCATCCGTGTTTCCTGACATCCCTTCTTCTGAGAATTACTACCTTCGAGTCGAG GAGTATAACTTGGATCCATCCATAGGTTTTGATGATACTAGCAAAGAAAGCTTGGAAAAACTTGTAAAGGCAGGAGAAGACTTGTTACTACAAACTGTTAAGACTTTGGATGTAACTTCTTTTGTACCACATGAAAAGCCAAGTGAGGGTACAAATGATGAGGCTCTTAAAAG TCAAGTGATTGGTGGATTGAATACAAAGCTACCACCTCCTTCCTATGGAAATACAATAACCATTCTAAGCATTGATGGTGGTGGCATTAAGGGGATCATTCCTTCTGTTGTTCTTGCACGCTTGGAAAAAATTCTTCAG GTTGTGTCGAATGACGAAAAAGCAGCGGTTGCAGATTATTTTGATGTGATTGCTGGGACTAGCACCGGAGGACTCATTGCTGCTATGCTTGCTGCTCCTAACTCAGATGACCCTTCTCGTCCTGCATCAACTGCTGCAGAAATCTTAAAATTCTATTTGGATTTTGGTCCTTCAATATTCAACCAAACTTCTGCTAT TGGTTGGAATCAAACTTCTCCTCGTCCCAAGTATGGTGGGAAGTTCTTACATGATAAAGCACGTGAGATATTGCAAGAATCAAGATTGCATGATACATTGACCAATCTTGTAATTCCAGCTTTCGATATCTTGAAAGTCCACCCAGTTATTTTCTCAAACTTCAAG GTGGATGAAGTTCCAAGCCTCGATGCAAAATTATCAGATATATCCATTGGAACTTCAGCCGCACCAACTCTATTGCCACCCTATCACTTTGAAAATGATGGTGCTGAGTTCAATTTGATCGATGGAGGTGTAGCTGCTGGAAATCCG GCATTGGTTGCATTGAGTGAAGTGGCACAACAATTGAATGCGAAGAATCCTGATTTTGTTCGTGTTAATTCGAACCAGCCTCTCAAAATCGTGTTGTTGTCATTAGGATGTGGAAGATTGGTGCCACCAGGTGTTGAGGCTAGATATGCATATTTCTTATCAGCTGTTCAGTGGATACCCCTTGGAGTTTTAGGTCTTGCTACTGCTGCTGCAGACATAAATGAATATCACCTCGCATCCGTGTTCCCTGACATCCCTTCTTCTGAGAATTACTACCTTCGAGTCGAG GAGTATAACTTGGATCCATCCATAGGTTTTGATGATACTAGCAAAGAAAGTTTGGAAAAACTTGTAAAGGCAGGAGAGGACTTGTTGGTACAAACTGTTAAGACTTTGAATGTAACTTCTTTTGTACCACATGAAAAGCCAAGTGAGGGTACAAATGATGAGGCTCTTAAAAG gtTGGCTGAGTTTCTCTACATTGAGAAGGTGTTGCGTTTGAAAAAGAAATCGATGGAAAAACGAGGCCGGCCATTTGTTGAATAA